The region taaaaaaagtactcctACATTGTTCATATTAGATTTTCCGGAAAAATAATTAACACAGTTCCATATCACTTCTTTTTATTGCTATATAATAAcataataaataacaaaattaatttataatataatttaattcaatttaaaaaaaaattgaaaatatcatGTACTTGTACcacatttatcttttttttaaaaaaattcgtgCCGGATAAAACATGACAAATTTGTAGAAGAGGAAAGTAAATCAATTGAAATTGAACATGACAAATTTGTAGAAGAGGAAAGTAAATGAATTGAAATTGGAGCTAtaggaaaatagaaaaaaagataaTTGTTGAGGTTTAAAAAATGAGGAGGGGAGTGTTTGGTTGGTGTGGGGCGCCACCGTAAAAACAAACATCATGGGACGTGTCAGATAATGAAGGTAGGAGTCCACAATTCTTGTGACATTTGGCGTATAATTCGGCGCCTCACGAATTTCACCCCGCCTTCATTACTTCTGCGTGATCCTCACGcttattctctttcttttttaattactttactaattgtatTTTAGTGTTGTGGGACCAATTTCCTAATTTCAACTTTCTTTCATCACTTCTTTTATGAAAATTCAACATTTCATTGATATGTAGTAgtgttgagattttttagctggGATGCTCAAAAGTCAAATCATAATAATTCAACTATCgaattatgtctttttaataCTAGGATGAACTTGAGAATCACTACACGATTCCGTGGACGAAATAATTAAAGGATTATGAATTATTGTTAAGCTTCCGACCTAATATTCAGTATATATCTTTCAAGCAATTCTATTATTGATCATTTAAGCCTATCAAGTTTTACTTTTAGTTTTTACGAAAAAAGGCCTGCAGTTATCTCTAATTACTCAAAACGTGACATTATATTATTGGATTATGCATATTTGCGATTTTCTTGACCATATCCATCGTTAATTGCATTACCCTTGCAAATTTACTTTTATTGAATATCATGAAAAGAAATCTTATtacaatatactccatccgtcccatgttacttgcactgttaCTTTTCGGTTCGTCACAAACTCCTTATGCTATTTATAGTtgaagttagaattaatgcatttaattaatatattcgattaagttaagagctcctttattaagtgatgtctcattacacttaaaattctaattcaattacactaaaaaatcaatcccaaatttacgacctaaaatgaaaagtgcgagtaacatgagaCGGAAAGAGTACAATTTATGGTTAATTGGGTTCAAAGTCACAAACGTTGGTAGAGAATTAAGGATCAACATGTAAATAAAAACCACAATATTGAAGTCGATATAACCAAATATTATTGGACATACCAAATTTTAGTGATTAAATCACAATTCACTGTATCCTTAAATATAATTCATTGTATCCGTGAAAACATTCAAATTCCAAAAAGTTTTCTACCAAGTCAATAATAAGTAACATACATAGAAAGTTCATAAATTAGTCTTTAACAAAAGAATATTGTAAATAAGCACTCAGCACTATAAAAATATCCAAGAAATTtacacaaattcaaaaaagtAATCGTAATTCCTAATTCCAATCGTATATTCTGAAGCGCTTAAACATCACGGCCATCGGAGCGCGTGGCGCGTTCAGTTTCTGACAGCCCATTGCTTTGTGTGTGGCGCCCACAGGAAAATCTTATTCCACCTCCATATCGTAACCAACGGCCGGTTCACACGGAATTCCCTAAAACACCCCTACACTTGACCTTAATTACTCGACTACCACCGCCCAACCTCTCCTATATAACCCTAGCTTCCTTTGTTGTTAGGTTTGCCGAAATAGAGACTCAACCGCCCCTTCTAAAATTCCTTTCCCCAATCTTTTCCGCTTTTTCCAGAATCACAAAAACGCTATTTCCACTCCAACCAATGGAAACGTCTTCCAGAAACAGATCCTCGCACGGCACAACCCTCCACAGCCACTTCCAGCGCTCCCTCTCCCCCTCCGGCCGATTCTTCCCCTCCTCCATCTCGGCGTCTTCCGCCGCGACGTTCTCCGCCCGCTCTGATCCCCGCCCCGGATCCGACCCCGTCCTCGCCCGATCCACCAGCCCTACCCGCGTCAGCCTCGGCAGATCCGTTTCCCCGTCTTCCTTCGTCCGATTCTCCGCTCCCCGGAGGCATCCGATCGCCTCTCACCACCAGAAGCAGCAGCAGAGTCACCGCTCTTTGCCGAAGAAGACGTGCATGTGCTCTCCTACGACGCATCCAGGCTCCTTCCGGTGCAGCCTCCACAAGAACAGCATCGTCCCCGGCTACGGAAACCAGGCGTCGCCGTCGTCGTATCGGTCCAGCCATCAATTGAATATGCGGCGGTCGGCGATGACGAATTCGCTCGTGCGAATCGGCACGGTGGAGGGGGATTTGGTGAAGAGAGCTCTCGCGGCGCTGATTCGGCCGTCGTCGCACAGCTTGCGCCGCCGGCACGACTTTCAACCGCGGCCGAGCCGGCTTTCCGTCATGTCGAAAGCCGATGGGTTATAATTTGAGGGAAAATTGATTTCTGTCTTTTTTTTGTGTACAGGACTGACCCGGTGAGTGAACTCGGCCGGATTAGCCGGTTTTTTACATGGCTGtggaaattttgaatttggaaaaCCCTCTTTGTGTGAGTTCTGTGGTAATAGTAAAAGAACTCGTGGCGgttttcgtttttattttatttttttctattttattagcGGTGAATTGGTATATGATTGAGAATGCGGTATTTTAAAAGCAAATCTAATACTGAATCATGTTTGAGCAGATTTGCTGCAATTTTGGGAAAtttgtaaatataaaatttaagttcatttttgttgttccgttacaaatttatttttaacgtggtttttattttatttcttttgtaaAGTTTTATCTAGAGGTACCTGGAATGCATAAAAATTGACAGAGATCTATGATCCAGATTTACTGACCCAAAACTGAATAAAAATTCTTTATTATCTGAAAGGGAAAATAGGAAATCCTAATTTATTTAAACAGGAAATTAGgagtatatatattcatttaatGATAAAAATTCATGAAGTCTGCTCAAAATTTGGGTATCCTACATTGCACCTTATACAGCTGTGACATAGAATCATAGATACTCCATATAAATTGATTGAGGTATGTTATTCAaactaaatttgaattttgatttcaaCTAACTCTACATGTTGAAATTCAAATATACTTTCcgattttaattcaaatttatttttttagataaaGTTTAAATTATATAGCATTCTTTCACAGAAAAAATTTAGTGGTCCGAACATATAAATGCAACGTGTCCACTAATTATAATTgcaaagtaaaagaaaaaatagagaatATTTCAACCGTGATTAATTGGACACAGACACATTGCAATATTTGCATACCACTTAGTAATTACttcgtgtaattttcatttttaatttatcccAAATAAGATATTCTATTTTCATACTTTGTAAAAAGTTTCTCCTCTCcgtttttataaatgtattcaACTATATTCTTGTTTTTATTATTCCCTTTATACGTTATTAAATGTCTTATCACTACAAAAAACTTACTCCCATATTCCCttttaaatatctcatatttgaCCGGTACGTGTttaaagaaattatttgacttttaAAAGAAAAGTGGAAAGAAAAAACTAGTGTAATCTAGACcccattttttataatatattagttttataataattgtgagtagaatgaattagtggaatatatggttcatttactaaaagtagtaaaagtgaaatgtgacatgTATTTAGGACAGTCcaaataatgaaatatgagatatttaatgaggattgaagggagtatattttaaggACACAAAAATTAAGACGTAATTACTTgtgttgaatttttttaaaaaatataaaaaagtagaatgcatctttcactaactttttataaCCACTTCTTTTACAAAGTCGGTCAAAATGAGATATCTATTGCCGGACGGTGGGAATATGAATATAATACACTTAAGATTCTTTTTAAAATCCATGTCATTTAAGAATAtaaatttgagaaaatgaatatttcTTGAGAtcgaacatttttttttctttttcagttcTTTTTCCTCTTGTGGACAAACTTAGAAAAACTTAAAGTactgttattttttttttggttgaatGAATAAATGATAGTGTATGAATAACAAAATGGGTGTGGTGATTATTCTCCTATACATAGATGGTTATTTgagaatttaatttataattggagtttttttttaatggaGAATACTGCACTTTTGATCAAAAGGTAAAAGTGGGAATAAATAGGAGAGGGGCATGTTTGAGGAAAAAGGTTTTCCTAAAAGTATGGAATAATATGTGGATGTGCGAATTTAGAAAgcaaaaaaaataagtaaaagttCCATTCCAGAAAGTATGGAATAATATGTGAATCTGCCAAACTaagaaagttaaaaaaaattaattggaaACACAGTATTAATGTATACATTACAAAAACCAATTAATGTCTTCAACTAGTAGTCCAAAATCTAGTATGTAGGGTCTCAATTGGCTGTATGgcaaattttaatttgagaaATTAAATTCCATAATTGTATTGAGTGGGTGGAAGATGTCTAGAATAAATGAAtgaatcaataaattaaaataagaattgTTTGGGAGCATGTGAGACTATAGGTGAAGGGCCATGTTTCATGGAAAGGATACAATAATTGTGGGAGGTGTGGATTtgtttattcaataaaaagatCAAAGTGTGTATATgagtaatatatttaattagataCATAATTATATTGCCTTTGCATATGATGTTTGGCAGTGATGTGATTTAACAAGGGTGATTGATTATAATGATACATGTTATTATGTGATATCAACCAATGTCAccattaatttcaattattgtGGTTGGGTCAAATTTGCCTATCAAACTAAGATTAGAGAGTCTAACTAGTATCGGTTCATTAAAATGTGAagcaaaaagttttaaaaaaaagtgtttTTACCTAAGAATATCCTTGCTTCGTGTTTTTTACTTCAAGTTCATATACGTACGTTTATTTCATCGAAGTGTATGATTAAAATTTGACATTTATATTGTACATGTTCATAAGGTAAATTGTAAACCGAGCCGAGCCGAGGCGAGGTGAATTTACTGTCATAGTAAAGCTTGGTTGGTTTAGTACAAATCCGAGTTTCGAACACTGTGTTTATCAAATACCTTGAGGCGCATAGAGTTATTCGAGTTCAATCAaactttttaaatataaatacatgtataaatattttattatttaaaattattatgcaTGTTATATTATTACGTGGTTGTGTTATATTAGTACGTGTGGTCGTTGGTTAAACAAACTACATGGGATCGGAGAACTTATGGTCAAATGTTCGTAGAACGATCACATTAGTGTCATGAATTAAATTAGATAAGAAATGTTGCTCCACGAACTTATTAACTCTTCAAATAACTAATTCTCGGAGCATACACTAGTGACACAACGAGCAATTTTATTGGACGGGACCTAATTCGCGATAGGGAGAATCGCGTTGTAGGGGAATGGGGTGTGTCTAGAATCTCGGAACGGATCACCTATACATACTGTAGAGCACTCCAAACTGTAAGACCAAGGCTAATCCGGTTGCCCGGTACGAATTTAGGCAGGGTCAGAAAGGGTCGATCAATCTCACCGTCAAGGCACGAAAGTCGAAATGTATGGTGTGAGTAGGACCATTAATATTTAATAGTGTAATGAGGGTCGAGGGTTCTAGGCCCATATCATCATGTGGATACTGGTATGCTCAGTATTATGAATCCATTAGTAAAATTTGGTTACAAGTTAAAAACCAAAATATTTAGCTATCTTCTCATATTTTGGCCCATTAGTATTTGTAGAAACTATGGGCTTGTAAAATAATCTTTTGGGCTCAATACAATATAAAATGAGGCATTAACTATTGAAACAACCTATAACACACACAGTCAAAATAAATCTATAGAGATTTTAATTCTGTCTTTGtacaaatatgagacatttatttcattttaacaACACGTGTGTGGGAGATAAGAGTGGGATGTGTCTATTTAATGGCGCTAGATTTCAAAACAAATTCAAGTTTGTCTTTGTCATTTCACAATAAAAATTCTATTGAATAGTGTGTTAACAACAATTTGACTGTTGAAAAAGCAATATTGTTTTTGTACAAATAGTAGTCCACTTTTAAGATTCAACACTcacataattttaatataaaaattatttctactgttccataagaatatgcagtctttcatttttagttcgttccacaaaaatatatatacttttttaaatttgaaaactcttttctctctaatgaggtggaacACATTCtttactaataatactttaattattattttttatttttatttttttttactttatgaattatatattaaaactcaCGTTTCAAGAGTGCATATTCGGTGGGTGGGCAGAGGGGGTATTTAGAATATTGAATGACtatgaattgaaaaaaatggaCCGTTTCGATAGTAAAGCGACATGTGATTGAActggattttattaattttttaaatatatacatTTGTTATAATATGTATTGACATGTGGTCAAATTAATTGAACCAGATAAAATATGTAAGCAAATTTGCAAACTTGGGAGACCAGCTTCTAATTAATTTAAGGGTCCGTTCACTTTTAAAAATGGCAAAGTGTAGTTTTGtcaaattaatctaaaaaaacttcattgagcatccacaatagttcgtggacaagcaatagcccagccagaAACTCCtttgccacatcagcagcactaaattccTCCTGTCATATCagcaggacaagcaactggacaagcaatagcccagtcatagcccaaccacatcatcagcactaaaaacaaataattaaacaatcacacaaaattccgaattaaatttacgacacatatacgggaaaatttaataataatattaaaattttaaaaagtacattaattaaaaaaagtcaaataaaaaaattacattacttaaaaaaaactcctaatccacgcacgagccccccgcctccTCACTCctcaccgtcgtcgccgctatccgggacccccaaatctgcggcatctgagcccgcgtcagaGCCCCCATCTGTGCCGCGCCGGGATTCAAATCCTCTAgcatactcacgagcacggCGTGaaaaaaaactcttctcctcggggtcagttgcatTCTTCCATTAATCTATGATCTTGATCATCTAGCCCGCGCTTGTTGACGCGCCAAGAAGACGAGGTCGGTTGTCGAgctgccaacaggggggatgccgactggacctcctgggacctctGGCGCTcgcgttgcgcccgcctttgagcaaacgggcgagtgcggcgagtaaacgcgggaggggacggggtctcctgagcatcttcggggaggtcgtgggaaccgccgctgctaccGCCGGCGTAATACCTGaatagttcaggcgctgcttcttcggccagcccgcatcgacacctgcccaaAACTTCTCGGAATCCATTAGcacctcgtagcagttccagtaggcgaagtccttgtaaagcccgggcacggggaactctttctccgcctccctcctgcagtcctcgtcagtttggccgcTGGACTTCATTCGGAGGGCATAGGTGTACAACCCCgaaaaatcgggagaccccagaccggattcggtcccacgccttccggtactcctccccgctgcgtatccttccctccgggcaaaatgcattgtaggctgctgctattttagcccacaagttgaggatcctctgattgttcgaggcgagggggtcatcgcaaacactcacccacgccttggacaacgcgacgttctccgcgtccgtccacttcctctgTGGCTAGCTGTCGTCaccagccggctgcgacgactcgccgaccaccctcttccccttcttgTTCTTGGCCGCGCCCCGATCCCGCTCTACTCctcccgtttgaacgggagtgtccgcatccccgagatatatccccaactcctctaaggagaaagtatcacacccagtgaactgcgtctccgctggggtcgatgtgtgcgaagcagCAGTAGCAAAATCaagactggggcgatagacgttgtccccccccccccggcgtcccctgtaTCCCCGGGTACCCCGGCGTTAtttgcatcccgggtgcccaccccgacatcatcGGCAttccgggttgcatccccggtaccccttGCCCGCCTAGAACCGCcggaccccccggcatcccctgccatcccggcataccacccTCGGAtttgttgtagtacccgggcatctgaccccatccacctcccacggggaccgagggagtttgagacccgctcgtccttggagtaggctcgttgttgagatccatttctcgttgttgctcttgtacataaattaagatagagagagtactcgttaaaataagtggtgcgaatgaaaatgaagttcaaatcgcgtatatatagactttcgaaaataaataaaaataaaaaacaaaattgcgCTCGCCAGTCGCTCGtcgatcgggaggctgcaataggGGCGAGCCGATCGGTaaaattctcgccgatttggcgctcgccggctgcaatagttcagCGAACGGACCGacgagcgccaaaaatcggcgagccggtGCGCTTGCCTTTATTGCGGATGCTCTCGCGAAA is a window of Salvia splendens isolate huo1 chromosome 3, SspV2, whole genome shotgun sequence DNA encoding:
- the LOC121793436 gene encoding uncharacterized protein LOC121793436 yields the protein METSSRNRSSHGTTLHSHFQRSLSPSGRFFPSSISASSAATFSARSDPRPGSDPVLARSTSPTRVSLGRSVSPSSFVRFSAPRRHPIASHHQKQQQSHRSLPKKTCMCSPTTHPGSFRCSLHKNSIVPGYGNQASPSSYRSSHQLNMRRSAMTNSLVRIGTVEGDLVKRALAALIRPSSHSLRRRHDFQPRPSRLSVMSKADGL